Genomic DNA from Streptomyces sp. AM 2-1-1:
CCGGCGCCTCGTGCACCACCACCAGCCGGCCGGTCCGCTCCACCGAGGCCTGGATCGTGTCGAAGTCGACCGGGGAGATCGACCGCAGGTCCACGACCTCGACCGACTTGCCCTCCTCCGCGGCGACCGCGGCGGCTTCCAGGCACACCTTCACCATCGGGCCGTACGCGGCCAGGGTGAGGTCGTGGCCGGGGCGGACGACCACGGCCTCGTGGAGCGAGGGGGCGGCTGGCTCGGTGTCCGTGTCCAGCTCGCCCTTGTCCCAGTAGCGGCGCTTGGGCTCGAAGAAGATGACCGGATCGTCGCTCCGGACGGCCTGCCGCATCATCCAGTACGCGTCCGAGGCGTGCGAAGGGGAGACCACCTTCAAGCCCGCGACGTGCGCGAACAGGGCCTCGGGCGACTCGCTGTGGTGCTCGACGGCGCCGATGCCGCCGCCGTACGGAATGCGGATGACGACGGGCAGCTTGATCCTGCCGCGCGAGCGCGCGTGCATCTTCGCGAGCTGCGTGACGATCTGGTCGTACGCCGGGAAGACGAAGCCGTCGAACTGGATCTCCACGATCGGGCGGTAGCCGCGCAGAGCCAGACCGATCGCCGTGCCGACGATGCCGGACTCGGCGAGCGGGGTGTCCATGACGCGGTCCTCGCCGAAGTCCTTCTGGAGGCCGTCGGTGATCCGGAAGACGCCGCCGAGCTTGCCGACGTCCTCGCCCATGATCAGGACCTTGGGGTCGGTGTCCAACGTCGCGCGCAGTGCCTCGGTGAGCGCTTTGGCCAGGGTGAGCGTCTGCGTGGTCATGGCTGGTCGGCCTCTCCTGCTGCGGAGGATGCGAATGCTTCCTGGTACGCGGTGAACCCGGCCCGCTCCTCCTCGACGAGGGCGTGCCCGTCCGCGTACACATGGCGGAACATCTCGGCGTGCGGCGGGTCGGGCATCGTCCGGACCAGGTCGCGCACCCGCTTGCCGAGCGCCTCGCTCTCGGTGGCGAGCGCCGCGAAGTACGCCTCGTCCGCGAGCCCTTCCGACCTCAGGTGCCGGCCGAGGCGCAGGATCGGGTCCTTCGCCTCCCACTCGGCGACCTCGGCGGAGTCCCGGTAGCGGGTCGGGTCGTCGGACGTGGTGTGGGCGCCCATCCGGTAGGTGTACGCCTCGATCAGCATCGGTCCCCGGCCGGACCGGGCGTGGTCGAGGGCGGCCCGGGTGACGGCGAGGCAGGCCAGCACGTCGTTGCCGTCCACCCGGACGCCCGGGAAGCCGAAGCCCCGGGCGCGTTGGTGGAGGGGGACGCGCGACTGCCTCTCGTTCGACTCGGAGATCGCCCACTGGTTGTTCTGGCAGAAGAAGACGACCGGGGCGTCGTAGACGGCGGCGAAGTTGAAGGCCTCGGCCACGTCGCCCTGGCTGGTGGCGCCGTCACCGAAGTACGCGATCACGGCCGCGTCCGCACCGTCCTTGGCGACGCCCATGGCGTAGCCGGTGGCGTGCAGCACCTGCGAGCCGATGACCAGGGTGTAGGTGTGGAAGTTGTGCTCCGCGGGGTCCCAGCTGCCGTGGCCGGCTCCCCGGAACAGGGTGAGCAGGTGGACGGGGTCGACGTCCCGGACGAAGGCGACGCCGTGCTCCCGGTAGCTGGGGAAGATCCGGTCGTCGTCCCGCGCGGCCCGTCCGGAGCCGATCTGGGCGGCCTCCTGGCCGAGCAGCGAGGGCCAGAGCGCCAGCTCGCCCTGGCGCTGGAGGGTGACGGCCTCGGCGTCGATGCGGCGCGTCAGGACCATGTCCCGGTACAGGGAGCGCAGTTGGTCCGGCCCGGGGTCGAAGGCGTAGCCGGGGTGGTCCACCCGCTTGCCCTCGGGGGTCAGCAACTGGATGAGCTCGGTGGTCATACGGGGTCTCCGGCTCTCGTGCGGATCAGTCGATGCCGCGGCATATGTGGGGCTCGGCCGAGGCGTCGTCGGGGTCGCCCGCGAGACGCAGGAGCGGCGCTCCCGGGAAGGCGGACCGCCGGGCGAACACGGACGCGGAGGCGAGCGGGGGCTCCGGCGCGCACCACGGGGCGTGCGGGGCGGTGCGCGGGCCCGGACGGGTGCCGGGCAGGCCCAGGGCGGCGGCCGCGCCGGCGGTGGACCAGTTCCAGTGGGCCGCGGGCCCGCTCCCCGGGCCGGCGCCGTCGGCCGCGGGGGCCACGTCGCCGAGGGTGAGGGCTTCGGGGTCACGGGCGGCGAGCAGCGTCGCGCGGTCCGGGAAGCGGGTGCGCGTTCCGCCCGGCCAGGCCTCGGGGCCGACGGGGTTCGCGGTGGTCCCGTCCGGTCCCCCGTCGGTTCCGGCGCCGCCCGGCAGGGGGGCGACGGGGGAGACGGAGGGCGGGGGGAGGGCGACGGACCGGGAGCGCTGTCGGATCATCTGTCTGCCTCTCGAGGGATGGGAGAGTGCATGGAGGCGGTCGCGGGGCCCGGGGCGCGGGCCCCGCGACCGCTGTCAGAGCTTCGCTTCGTCGGCCGCGGGGCGGCCGCCGAATCCGAAGATCCCGACGAGGAGGTTGAGCGCGACCCAGCCGAAGAGGACCAGGAAGCCGCTCTGGAGCGCTTCGTTGAGCGCCTCGTCGGGGGCGACGCCGTCGCCGGTGAGGGAGGCGAGCCGGCTGCCGACGACGGTGGCGGTGACGGCGAGCGCCAGGGCGCCGCCGATCTCGGTGGCGGCGTTGAGGACGGCGGAGGTGGTGCCCGCGTCCTCCTCGGAGGCGTCCCGGGTGCCCACGACCGGGGCGGTCATCATGCACAGGACCAGGCCGACGCCCAGGAGCGCGGTGACGGGCAGCAGCAGCGACCAGTAGCCGCTGCCGGTACCGGAGTTGAGCATCAGGCCGAGGACGCCGGCGAGCAGGACGCTGCCGAGGACGTACGGCGTGCGCGGACCGAACCTGGCGATCATGACGGGCACCGCGCCCGACACCAGGAGCATCGCGAGGCTGGTCGGGATGTAGGCGAGGCCCACCTCCATCGGGCTGTAGCCGAGCACCAGCTGCATGTACTGCGGCAGCATGAAGAAGGCGGGCAGCATCAGGCCGGCCGTGATCAGCTGGGCGAGGGTGCCGGTGGCGACGGAGCGCCGGCGCAGCAGGTGCAGCGGGAGGAGCGGGGCCTTCGCGGTGCGCTCGACGCGGACGAAGACCGCGAGCAGGACGACGGCGGCGGCGAGTGCGGCCAGCGCGGTCGGGTCGGTCCAGCCCTCGCCGCCCGCGGTGACGACACCGAAGACCAGGGAGAGCAGGCCGAGGGTGCCGGTGACCGCGCCGGGAACGTCGGCGGGCGGGCGGGGGCCCTTGGGGGCCATGCGCGGGATGCGGGTGAGGACGCCGCCGAGCAGCAGGGCGCCGATGGGCACGTTGATCAGGAACGCCCACCGCCAGTCGATGTCGGTGACGGCCCCGCCGAGCAGGGTGCCCAGGCTGGCGCCGACCCCCATGACGGTGCCCCAGATGCCGAGTGCCTTGGCGCGGGCCGCGGGCTCGGGGAAGGTGGTGACCAGGATGGACAGGGCGGCCGGCGAGAGGGCGGCGGCGCCGATGCCCTGGAGCCCGCGGCCGGTCAGCATGGTGCCGCCGCCCTGGGCGAGGGCGGCCACGAGGGAGCCCGCCGTGAACAGCAGGAGCCCCGCGACCAGCACCGTGCGGCGTGAGAAGACGTCGGTGAGCCGGCCGCCGAGGAGCATCAGGCCGCCGAAGAGCAGCACGTAGATGTTCATCACCCACTGCAGGCCCGCGGTGCCGAGGCCGAGGTCGCCGCGGAGCTGCGGGAGCATCACGTTGGCGATCGTGGCGTCCAGGACGCAGATCAGCTGGGCGGTGGCGACCAGGAAGAGGACCAGTCCGCGCTTGACGGGCG
This window encodes:
- a CDS encoding alpha-ketoacid dehydrogenase subunit beta, with product MTTQTLTLAKALTEALRATLDTDPKVLIMGEDVGKLGGVFRITDGLQKDFGEDRVMDTPLAESGIVGTAIGLALRGYRPIVEIQFDGFVFPAYDQIVTQLAKMHARSRGRIKLPVVIRIPYGGGIGAVEHHSESPEALFAHVAGLKVVSPSHASDAYWMMRQAVRSDDPVIFFEPKRRYWDKGELDTDTEPAAPSLHEAVVVRPGHDLTLAAYGPMVKVCLEAAAVAAEEGKSVEVVDLRSISPVDFDTIQASVERTGRLVVVHEAPVFFGAGAEIAARITERSFHSLEAPVLRVGGYHLPYPPARLEDEYLPGLDRVLDAVDRSLAY
- the pdhA gene encoding pyruvate dehydrogenase (acetyl-transferring) E1 component subunit alpha; translated protein: MTPKPSPSATWPPRPTAPARGAGPRPTGTGPPPARPPPWACPAPVRARAPPRTPRGARRSPRSPPRPCSPGGPPSRERRSCVSRATPTTPRPSPTYAAASTDPHESRRPRMTTELIQLLTPEGKRVDHPGYAFDPGPDQLRSLYRDMVLTRRIDAEAVTLQRQGELALWPSLLGQEAAQIGSGRAARDDDRIFPSYREHGVAFVRDVDPVHLLTLFRGAGHGSWDPAEHNFHTYTLVIGSQVLHATGYAMGVAKDGADAAVIAYFGDGATSQGDVAEAFNFAAVYDAPVVFFCQNNQWAISESNERQSRVPLHQRARGFGFPGVRVDGNDVLACLAVTRAALDHARSGRGPMLIEAYTYRMGAHTTSDDPTRYRDSAEVAEWEAKDPILRLGRHLRSEGLADEAYFAALATESEALGKRVRDLVRTMPDPPHAEMFRHVYADGHALVEEERAGFTAYQEAFASSAAGEADQP
- a CDS encoding MFS transporter produces the protein MSIDSRDTARTEALTSVGTATAATPTADTPAGSAPVKRGLVLFLVATAQLICVLDATIANVMLPQLRGDLGLGTAGLQWVMNIYVLLFGGLMLLGGRLTDVFSRRTVLVAGLLLFTAGSLVAALAQGGGTMLTGRGLQGIGAAALSPAALSILVTTFPEPAARAKALGIWGTVMGVGASLGTLLGGAVTDIDWRWAFLINVPIGALLLGGVLTRIPRMAPKGPRPPADVPGAVTGTLGLLSLVFGVVTAGGEGWTDPTALAALAAAVVLLAVFVRVERTAKAPLLPLHLLRRRSVATGTLAQLITAGLMLPAFFMLPQYMQLVLGYSPMEVGLAYIPTSLAMLLVSGAVPVMIARFGPRTPYVLGSVLLAGVLGLMLNSGTGSGYWSLLLPVTALLGVGLVLCMMTAPVVGTRDASEEDAGTTSAVLNAATEIGGALALAVTATVVGSRLASLTGDGVAPDEALNEALQSGFLVLFGWVALNLLVGIFGFGGRPAADEAKL